The following proteins are co-located in the Cetobacterium sp. NK01 genome:
- a CDS encoding glycogen/starch/alpha-glucan phosphorylase, producing MLIEKNLLKGRIEKQVEILFNKSIDEANSFEIYQGLSKALIETISKNWLETRKKYESGKQAFYFSAEFLMGRALGNNLINLGVEKEVKEILKELGLDINIVEDAEEDAGLGNGGLGRLAACFMDSLVTLDLPGQGYGIKYKNGIFKQKIVDGFQIETPETWLKYGDVWTICRPFDEVIVEFGDSKVRAVPYDMPIIGYGTENVNTLRLWEAKSINELDLKAFNDQNYDKALKEVNEAEDISRILYPNDSTNEGKKLRLKQQYFFTSASLQDIVRKFKRLHGTDFGKLPEFVSIQLNDTHPVIAIPELMRILCDIEGLLWKDAWKIVEKTFAYTNHTILSEALEKWWIGLYEEVVPRIFQITERIHFQFLDLLEEKYPNDRAKRERMSIIQGDLIHMAWLAIYGSFATNGVAALHTDILKHIELKEWYELFPERFLNKTNGITQRRWLLQCNPELSNLITELIGDRWVTDFSQMKNLERYSADKSIIENFLDIKLEKKKQLAKYIEETQGIKINPDSIFDIQIKRLHEYKRQLLNIFHILDLYYRLKENPNLEIHPVTYIFGAKSAPGYMRAKGTIRLINEVANLINNDKDIKDMIKVVFIENYNVSVAQLLFPAADISEQISTAGKEASGTGNMKFMINGALTFGTLDGANVEIVEEAGIENNYIFGLKVEDIEKFKKEGYDPNIPYKNTVGLKRVVDALIDGTLNDEGTGLYKELYDSLLKGASWHKPDQYFVLQDFEAFRETQERINKEFSNREDWGRKAWINISNGGKFSSDRTIDEYAKEIWKIAPQRI from the coding sequence ATGCTAATTGAGAAAAATCTTTTAAAAGGTAGAATAGAAAAACAGGTAGAAATTTTATTTAATAAAAGTATAGATGAGGCAAACTCTTTTGAAATTTACCAAGGACTGAGTAAGGCTTTAATTGAAACAATTTCTAAGAATTGGTTAGAAACTAGAAAAAAATATGAAAGCGGTAAACAAGCCTTTTATTTCTCAGCAGAATTTTTAATGGGAAGAGCTCTAGGGAATAATTTGATAAATTTAGGAGTTGAAAAAGAAGTAAAAGAGATATTAAAAGAGCTTGGATTGGATATAAATATAGTTGAAGACGCCGAAGAGGATGCAGGGTTAGGAAATGGTGGACTTGGAAGATTAGCTGCATGTTTTATGGATTCTTTAGTAACTTTAGATCTACCAGGACAAGGATATGGAATTAAATATAAAAATGGAATTTTTAAGCAAAAAATAGTTGATGGATTCCAAATTGAAACTCCAGAAACTTGGTTAAAATATGGTGATGTTTGGACAATATGTAGACCATTTGACGAAGTTATAGTTGAATTTGGTGATAGTAAAGTTAGAGCAGTTCCTTATGATATGCCAATAATAGGGTATGGAACTGAGAATGTGAACACTCTTAGATTATGGGAAGCTAAATCTATAAATGAGTTAGATTTAAAGGCTTTTAATGATCAAAATTATGATAAAGCTTTAAAGGAAGTTAATGAGGCAGAGGACATATCTAGAATTTTATACCCTAATGATTCAACAAATGAGGGGAAAAAACTTAGATTAAAACAGCAGTATTTCTTTACATCTGCATCATTACAAGATATAGTAAGAAAATTTAAGAGATTACATGGAACTGATTTTGGAAAATTACCAGAATTTGTATCAATTCAACTAAATGATACTCATCCAGTAATTGCAATACCAGAACTTATGAGAATTTTATGTGATATAGAGGGTCTATTATGGAAAGATGCATGGAAAATTGTAGAGAAAACATTTGCATATACAAACCATACAATATTATCAGAAGCATTGGAAAAATGGTGGATTGGACTTTATGAAGAGGTAGTTCCTAGAATATTTCAAATAACAGAAAGAATTCACTTTCAATTTTTAGATCTTTTAGAAGAAAAATATCCAAATGATAGAGCTAAGAGAGAGAGAATGTCAATAATCCAAGGTGATTTAATACACATGGCATGGCTGGCTATATATGGATCTTTTGCAACTAATGGAGTTGCAGCATTGCATACAGATATTTTAAAGCATATAGAGTTAAAAGAGTGGTATGAGCTGTTTCCAGAAAGATTTTTAAATAAAACAAATGGAATAACTCAAAGAAGATGGCTACTTCAATGTAATCCAGAATTATCTAATTTAATAACTGAATTAATTGGAGATAGATGGGTTACAGATTTTTCTCAAATGAAAAACTTAGAAAGATATTCAGCAGATAAGTCGATTATTGAAAATTTCTTAGATATAAAATTAGAAAAGAAAAAACAATTAGCAAAATATATTGAAGAAACTCAAGGAATAAAAATCAATCCAGATTCAATTTTTGATATTCAGATAAAAAGATTACATGAATATAAGAGACAACTTCTAAATATATTTCATATTTTAGATTTATATTATAGATTAAAAGAGAATCCAAATTTAGAAATTCATCCTGTAACATATATATTTGGAGCAAAATCTGCTCCAGGATATATGAGAGCTAAAGGGACAATTAGATTAATCAATGAGGTAGCAAATCTTATAAATAATGATAAAGATATTAAAGATATGATAAAAGTTGTATTTATAGAAAATTACAATGTTTCAGTTGCTCAACTTTTATTCCCAGCAGCAGATATATCAGAACAAATATCAACAGCTGGAAAAGAGGCTTCAGGAACTGGAAATATGAAATTTATGATAAATGGAGCTTTAACTTTTGGAACTTTAGATGGAGCTAATGTTGAAATTGTTGAAGAGGCTGGAATAGAGAATAACTATATTTTTGGATTGAAAGTTGAAGATATAGAAAAGTTTAAAAAAGAGGGATACGATCCGAATATTCCTTATAAAAATACAGTTGGATTAAAAAGAGTTGTAGATGCTCTAATAGACGGGACATTAAATGATGAAGGAACAGGACTTTATAAAGAGTTATATGATTCATTATTAAAAGGAGCTTCTTGGCACAAACCAGATCAATATTTTGTGTTACAAGATTTTGAGGCGTTTAGAGAAACACAAGAGAGAATAAATAAAGAGTTTTCTAATAGAGAAGATTGGGGAAGGAAAGCTTGGATAAATATTTCAAATGGTGGTAAGTTTTCATCAGATAGAACAATAGATGAATATGCAAAAGAAATTTGGAAAATCGCCCCTCAAAGAATTTAA
- a CDS encoding metallophosphoesterase family protein has protein sequence MKILAVSDEATLERYSPEVLKEMFKDIELIISCGDVSNRYLDYLFTVLNKELIYVNGNHIYAGDHDISFCKNLDGGENCTVKGIKVVGFDGSQRYSMGAHQYSEKDVFFMVMKSYLKTMFKTVDLVISHSPVGGINEGDDPIHKGFNSYRKAIDLLKPKYWLHGHIHLKSHHEIQEGQLENTRIINVFGYKVLDLDFS, from the coding sequence ATGAAAATACTTGCAGTTAGTGACGAGGCAACATTGGAGAGATATTCTCCTGAAGTTTTAAAAGAGATGTTTAAGGATATAGAACTAATAATATCTTGTGGTGATGTGAGCAATAGATATTTAGATTATCTTTTTACTGTTTTAAATAAAGAGTTAATCTATGTTAATGGAAATCATATATACGCAGGTGACCATGATATAAGTTTTTGTAAAAATTTAGATGGTGGAGAGAACTGTACTGTAAAGGGAATAAAAGTTGTAGGATTTGATGGAAGTCAGAGATATTCAATGGGGGCACATCAATATAGTGAAAAAGATGTTTTCTTTATGGTGATGAAAAGCTATTTAAAAACAATGTTTAAAACCGTGGATTTAGTTATTAGTCATTCTCCAGTAGGGGGAATAAATGAAGGAGATGATCCAATACATAAGGGGTTTAATAGTTATAGAAAAGCTATAGATCTCTTAAAACCAAAATATTGGTTACATGGACATATTCATTTAAAAAGTCATCATGAGATTCAAGAGGGACAGTTAGAAAATACAAGAATAATCAATGTTTTTGGATACAAAGTTTTAGATTTAGATTTTTCTTAA
- a CDS encoding L,D-transpeptidase: protein MIKLFNLKVTTVFFLFTLFAFSKSAIIEKELLYDKYTLPDNYVVRIGDNYTQHRSYDWVKISNILDNVDGFVNDQYSLGSLKNYKNVNGKPRPTIQMKSSPESDIYGVRRNQGIPLYSENNLNQPERYAWDGSLIKILSRNGNFSKVQLKDIDGIWYIPNRYIETLSARRFNKVVIINRTFQNVVTLERVGNVWKVRSKNPITTGKDKLPYSYATPLGVFVAQNKLRRMDYMKFGNESEPGGYSPYATRFSGGGYFHGFPVDLPRTSIIEYSNSLGSLPISHMCVRSSASHAQFVYNWAEVDKSLFIVID from the coding sequence ATGATAAAGCTTTTTAATCTTAAAGTAACTACAGTTTTTTTTCTGTTTACACTATTTGCATTTTCTAAATCAGCTATTATTGAAAAAGAACTTTTATACGATAAGTACACTTTACCTGATAACTATGTAGTACGAATTGGAGATAATTATACTCAACATAGAAGTTATGATTGGGTAAAAATATCAAATATTTTGGATAATGTCGATGGTTTTGTAAACGATCAGTATAGCTTAGGATCTTTAAAAAATTATAAAAATGTCAATGGAAAACCTAGACCTACTATTCAAATGAAATCTTCTCCTGAATCAGATATATACGGTGTTAGAAGAAATCAAGGAATTCCACTATATTCAGAAAATAATTTAAATCAACCTGAAAGATATGCTTGGGACGGAAGTTTAATAAAAATTTTATCTCGAAATGGAAATTTTTCTAAAGTTCAACTTAAAGATATTGATGGAATCTGGTATATACCTAATAGATATATTGAAACTCTTTCAGCTAGAAGATTTAATAAAGTTGTTATTATAAATAGAACTTTTCAGAATGTAGTCACTCTTGAAAGAGTTGGAAATGTATGGAAGGTTAGAAGTAAAAACCCTATTACCACTGGTAAAGATAAACTACCATATAGCTATGCAACACCTCTGGGAGTTTTTGTTGCTCAAAACAAATTAAGAAGAATGGATTACATGAAGTTTGGAAATGAGTCTGAACCTGGTGGTTACTCTCCATATGCTACAAGATTTTCTGGTGGAGGTTATTTTCACGGTTTCCCTGTGGACCTTCCAAGAACAAGTATTATTGAATACAGCAACTCTTTAGGATCTCTTCCTATTTCTCATATGTGTGTTAGATCATCAGCTTCCCACGCTCAATTTGTATATAACTGGGCAGAAGTTGATAAATCATTATTTATTGTTATTGATTAA